The following DNA comes from Dehalococcoidia bacterium.
TATCAATCAAGCCCAGCTCAGAAAATCGTGAAGCCAATGTCATGCAGGAGACACCAATAGACGCTCCAATACCGGCCATGACGAACGGCGCAGCGCTTGGAACTGTTAATTCCCCGGCAGAAGAATCACCCCCCCCTGAAAACATCACCGCCGAACCAGAATCAGAATCGCATGGAGAAGAAATCACCGTGGATGGTTTTGCGGTAATCCCGGAAGAAACGCAGGATTTACCGCCGCCGGATTTAGATACCGGCGAGCCGGATGCCAAAAAGTACGGCACCGAGGATTTTGTGATTTGCCATGCTGATGAACCTATTCGGAAGCGCAAGCCGGATGACTTATTGAACGAGTTCAAAGCCATCACGGAAAACGCCGAACTGGGTGGCGTCGAACAGGCATGGTTCACGGCAGCAGATGACGCGCCCGATGTCAGCGAGTTACGCGAAGCGGAGATTAGCGACGAAGGAACCGATGCCATCTTCGACATTTTCAGCCCGCGATAACAGGAGAACATCATGAGCAGCTATATCAACCGTGCCCAATTGCAAGGGGTTGTCGGCAATGATCCCGAATTACGTTATGTTGGCGAGAGCGGCAAAGCCGTGTGCAATGTGCGCCTTGCCACCACCAATCGCTATAAAACCGCCCATGGCGAATATGCAGAGGAAACCGAATGGCACACGGTCGTCGGCTGGGAAGCCGTGGCCGAGCGCATGGCGCAGCTCAATAAAGGCGACTGGGCAGCCATTGAAGGCCGCATCCGTACCCGAACAGCAAAAGATGCCAAGGGCACCGAAAGAACACACCGGGAAATCATCTGCGAACGGGTAACGCGGGTCGATGTTTTGAAGGCAGAAGCACGGGCGGAAAGCTCACCGAATAAAGCACCCGAAAAACCACTCCGTACCAGTGAAACGGCTCGAACGGATGAATCGTGGGGTGGATTTGTTTCTTGACGATCGGGGGTTGGTAATTAGATAGAGAACCTTAATGACAGCAGAAAACCATAGGTTTCCTTTTCCACCATGAGCAACCAACTCCAAAAACATCTTGAGCAGCTTCGCCCGCACACAGATACAATCTAACAACTGGTTCAAATCGTTCGCTTCGATCACTGGGACGGGCCAAAACCCGCCCCCTTAACCAAACTTTAGGCCTTCGAGTCCACAAGGAAAAACCCGCAGATGAAATTTCAAGACGACCAAGTTCTCCGGCATATTGATGAGTCTCAGTCGATGAAGAAACTCTATTCAGTGGCGTTGGCGACGGGTTTTGGGTCGGAATTCCCCGACTATCAGATATCAAGCCTTGTTTTAGCTCTCGCCAATGCCAACATAACATCACTAAGCACCATCGACGAGTATATTGCCGGTAACGAAGAGCTCGTCAAAATATACTTTAAGCTTCTATCTGATAACCGTGTTAATGGACATTCTTGGAGGTTGAATGCTGCATTTCTTTACACACTCGTACTTATCCTTCTTTTCAGCGAAAGGTTTAACGAGGAGTGGCTTACTTCCAACGATTGGTCCCCCGAGGTTGCACGAGCGGTTTGCAGTATTGTCTCGCAACTCAAGGTTCGGGGCTAACCACTCATTCGAGGCGAACGGCTTCGCCGCCTCTCAATCCCAGCGTTATGACTAAAAGATGAACACAGGAAGGAAGTAAAGAACCGATGACAGCGGCACTGGAAATCAAACGCGACGAAAAGAAGAGAAAAATCTGGAGCCATGTGCGCAGCAAATGGCTGGTGGAAACGCCGGAAGAAACGGTACGCCAGGAATACTTGCTGGTGCTGGTCAACGAGTACGGTTTCGCCCTCGATCAAATCGCCGAGGAAATGGACCTTACCGGCCGGGGTTCCGCATCCGCCCGCGCCGATTTTGTCCTCTGGCGCACCGCTCAAGACAAGGCCGATGACAACGCCCCCTTCATTATCGTCGAATGCAAGTCCGATAACGTCACCATCAAACCGCAGGACTACGGGCAAGGCGAGAACTACGCCCGCATCTGTGGCGCTCCGTTCTTTGTCACCCACAACTCGCGAGAAACCAAATACTGGCGGGTCAAAAAAGACAAGGTACCCGGCTACACGGAAGAGATTGAGAATATTCCCCACGGCAACGCCTCGGACAAGGACATCGAGGAACTGCTTTCCAAGCTCCGCGCCTTCAAGGAAAAGGAGTTCGCCGACCTGCTGCACAAATGCCACAACATTATCCGTAACCGGGAGAAGAAAGACCCGGCGGCGGCATTCGATGAAATCGCCAAGGTGCTGTTCATCAAGGTCTATGTAGAACGCTCGCTGCTCACTCGGCGCAACAAGACCAATCTGTTCACTGTCGATGTGCTGAAAAGCCAGATCGCCGAAAATCCACTGGACAACCTCTTTCAGCAAACCAAGCTGGCCTACGCCACCGACAAGATTTTTGAGGGCGACGAGCGTATCAACCTCAAGCCCGCCACCGGCGAGGCCATCGTCAAGGAACTGGAGAAGTACAACCTCTCCGACACCAGCGAGGACGTGAAAGGGGTCGCATTCGAGCGCTTCCTCGGACGCACGTTCCGGGGCGAGATTGGCCAGTTCTTCACTCCGCGCACCATCGTCGAATTCATGGTGCACATGGTCGATCCCCAGGAGGGCGAGATTGTCTGCGACCCAGCCAGCGGCTCGGGCGGCTTTCTGATCCGGGTGTTCGAGATCGTGCGGGAAAAAATCCTCGCCGACGCCGACCGCGATTACAATGCCTTCAAGGCCGAGATTGAAAAGGACAATTCACTCACCGAGGAGCAGCGGGCCAAGAAGCTCCAGGACAAATTCACCGAGGTGCAGGCGCTCATCGACCAGAAGCGTGAGGGCTCCCGTCTCTGGAAGCTCTCCAATCGCTGCATCTACGGCACCGACGCCAACGACCGCATGGCCCGCACCAGCAAGATGAACATGATCATGCATGGCGACGGTCACGGCGGCGTCCACCACCACGACGGCTTTCTGAACGTCAACGGCATCTTCGAGGGGCGTTTCGACATCATCCTCACCAATCCACCTTTCGGAGCCAATGTCGAGCCCACCGACAAGGTGCTGGAGGTGGATATCGCCGTCAACCCGACGGCAGAAGAGCGATACATGAAGGAGTATGGCGACCTTTACCGCGAGGCCCAGAACCGGGTGAAGGCGGCGCTCAATAAGCCCATCGCCAGCCTGTTCGACCTGCCCAAGAGCGACAAGGCCAAGATCAAAACTGAAGTGCTGTTTATCGAGCGTTGCCTCGATTTACTCAAGCCAGGCGGTCGCCTCGGCATCGTGTTGCCGGAAGGCATCTTCAACAACCCCTCGCTCGCCTACGTGCGCGAGTTCACCGAAGACCGCGCCTTCCTCCGTGCTGTGGTCAGCCTACCGCAGGAAACCTTTGTCAGCTCCGGCGCCAGCGTGAAATGCTCGCTGCTCTTCCTACAAAAGTTCACTGAGGAGGAACAGCAGAAGTTTGACGAGACCTACGCCACCGCCAAGACGGAGACCGAAGCTCGGTATGCCGATGAGATCAAAGCGGAACGAGAACGGCTGGAAAGCGAAATCGAGGCGGCCAAGCAAGCGAAAGACATAGAGCAACGCAAGGTGCTGCAAAAGGGGCTCAAGGATTACCTGAAGGCAATGGAAGTTCGGCAGATCAACAAAGCACGGCAACTGCTGAAGGAGCGGTTCGACTACCCCATTTTCATGTACGAGGCGGAAAAGGTCGGCATCTCCGCCACCGGCGAGGAGGATCAGAACGAGCTTTATCCCAACGACCGGCAGCCCGCCGATTGCGACAAAACCTGCCTGGAGTGGTATCGGGAGTTTCAGGCCGACCCGAGCGCCTTTGCCGTTGCGGGAGGGACTGAGTGATGGAGGCAGTGGCCCCAATCTCTAAACGGCCAAGCTGTATTTTATGGTCGGAAATTGAAAAGTGGACGCCCGAATCCGTCCTGCTTCGTTTTGGCAAACTACCTGATGGCTGGCGTTTATTACCTGTGGGCGCTTTCGCTGCTCAACTGGAAAACAAAGAAAAGGTTAAGCCGGAAAGCGAATACCGAATGGCGGGCGTCCGTTGGTATGGCGAAGGCGTCTTTCACCGCGAAACAGTCGTGGGCAAGGAGCAAAGCGCGAATTACCTTTACCCACTCAAACCGGGAGCAATTATTTACAACCGATTGTTCGCCTGGAAGGAATCATTTGCCGTTGTTCCAGAGGAACTGGACGGTTATTACGTTTCCAATGAATTTCCGCAGTTTGAGATTGACCCGGCCATAGCCTTACCTAAATACATTTATCTTCTTTTCAATACCAAAAAGATTATTGGTGCAGTGAATGCCGCTTCCATTGGTTCGGCAGCGATCAGTAGGAACCGCTTCAAGGAATCCGACTTCC
Coding sequences within:
- a CDS encoding N-6 DNA methylase, which translates into the protein MTAALEIKRDEKKRKIWSHVRSKWLVETPEETVRQEYLLVLVNEYGFALDQIAEEMDLTGRGSASARADFVLWRTAQDKADDNAPFIIVECKSDNVTIKPQDYGQGENYARICGAPFFVTHNSRETKYWRVKKDKVPGYTEEIENIPHGNASDKDIEELLSKLRAFKEKEFADLLHKCHNIIRNREKKDPAAAFDEIAKVLFIKVYVERSLLTRRNKTNLFTVDVLKSQIAENPLDNLFQQTKLAYATDKIFEGDERINLKPATGEAIVKELEKYNLSDTSEDVKGVAFERFLGRTFRGEIGQFFTPRTIVEFMVHMVDPQEGEIVCDPASGSGGFLIRVFEIVREKILADADRDYNAFKAEIEKDNSLTEEQRAKKLQDKFTEVQALIDQKREGSRLWKLSNRCIYGTDANDRMARTSKMNMIMHGDGHGGVHHHDGFLNVNGIFEGRFDIILTNPPFGANVEPTDKVLEVDIAVNPTAEERYMKEYGDLYREAQNRVKAALNKPIASLFDLPKSDKAKIKTEVLFIERCLDLLKPGGRLGIVLPEGIFNNPSLAYVREFTEDRAFLRAVVSLPQETFVSSGASVKCSLLFLQKFTEEEQQKFDETYATAKTETEARYADEIKAERERLESEIEAAKQAKDIEQRKVLQKGLKDYLKAMEVRQINKARQLLKERFDYPIFMYEAEKVGISATGEEDQNELYPNDRQPADCDKTCLEWYREFQADPSAFAVAGGTE
- the ssb gene encoding single-stranded DNA-binding protein, yielding MSSYINRAQLQGVVGNDPELRYVGESGKAVCNVRLATTNRYKTAHGEYAEETEWHTVVGWEAVAERMAQLNKGDWAAIEGRIRTRTAKDAKGTERTHREIICERVTRVDVLKAEARAESSPNKAPEKPLRTSETARTDESWGGFVS